A genomic window from Exiguobacterium acetylicum DSM 20416 includes:
- a CDS encoding dihydrolipoamide acetyltransferase family protein, whose product MKTETLTMPQLGESVTEGTISMWLVKPGDTVKKYDPIAEVITDKVTAEVPSSFDGVIEKLLAEEGDTLQVGDAIVTMQVSGGSTEVAATEQEVPAVEETTTADTSMKKRYSPAVLKLSSEHGIDLEQVTGTGAGGRITRKDLLKLIESGSIPTPQATEPKPEAQANPVAPPTEAPSAPKRPVSTPQPTETGDIEIPTAGVRQAIASNMVRAKHEAPHAWLMIEVDVTNLVEARNRHKDAFFKQEGVKLTFLPFFMKATVEGLKKHPIMNSTWAGDKIIQKKAINLSLAVATQDALFVPVVKNADELSIKGIARAIDDFGKRAQAGTLSSAEMQGGTFTVNNTGSFGSIQSAPILNFPQAAILSVESIVKRPVWVNGMFAARDMVNLCMSIDHRVLDGLVAGQFLQTVKQALESIDPNQLSLY is encoded by the coding sequence ATGAAGACTGAAACACTTACGATGCCACAACTCGGGGAAAGCGTCACTGAAGGGACGATTTCGATGTGGCTCGTCAAACCGGGCGATACTGTCAAAAAATATGATCCGATTGCAGAAGTCATTACCGATAAGGTAACAGCAGAAGTCCCATCTTCGTTTGATGGTGTGATTGAAAAACTGCTTGCTGAAGAAGGTGATACGTTGCAAGTCGGTGACGCGATCGTCACGATGCAAGTCAGCGGCGGATCAACAGAAGTCGCTGCAACAGAACAAGAAGTACCTGCTGTCGAAGAGACGACGACGGCTGATACATCGATGAAAAAACGTTATTCACCAGCTGTCTTGAAACTATCGAGTGAACACGGCATTGATCTCGAACAAGTGACGGGGACAGGAGCCGGCGGACGGATTACCCGGAAAGATCTCTTGAAACTGATCGAGTCTGGCTCTATTCCGACACCACAAGCAACTGAACCAAAACCGGAAGCGCAAGCGAATCCGGTAGCGCCTCCAACAGAAGCACCATCCGCACCGAAACGTCCGGTCAGTACACCACAACCGACGGAAACGGGCGACATCGAGATTCCGACTGCCGGTGTGCGTCAAGCAATCGCTTCGAACATGGTTCGTGCGAAACACGAAGCGCCACATGCCTGGTTGATGATCGAAGTGGATGTCACGAACTTGGTCGAAGCACGTAATCGTCATAAAGATGCGTTCTTCAAACAAGAAGGGGTCAAACTAACGTTCTTGCCGTTCTTCATGAAGGCGACGGTCGAAGGATTGAAGAAACATCCGATCATGAACTCGACATGGGCGGGAGATAAGATCATTCAAAAGAAAGCGATCAACCTATCACTTGCCGTCGCGACGCAGGACGCTCTGTTCGTACCAGTCGTCAAGAATGCGGATGAACTAAGCATCAAGGGAATCGCACGCGCGATTGATGACTTCGGGAAACGCGCACAAGCAGGCACGTTGTCGTCTGCAGAGATGCAAGGCGGGACGTTTACGGTCAACAATACAGGATCGTTTGGTTCGATCCAATCGGCACCGATCCTCAACTTCCCGCAAGCTGCGATTCTATCTGTTGAATCGATCGTCAAGCGTCCAGTTTGGGTGAACGGCATGTTCGCAGCACGCGACATGGTCAACCTCTGTATGTCGATCGACCATCGAGTACTCGACGGACTAGTGGCCGGACAGTTCCTGCAAACCGTCAAACAAGCACTCGAATCGATCGATCCGAACCAACTTTCCTTATACTGA
- a CDS encoding thiamine pyrophosphate-dependent dehydrogenase E1 component subunit alpha, whose translation MEKIEFKELVELGLTEQDAIHMFETMVRARKIDERMWKLNRAGKIPFLVSCQGQEAAQVGAAFALEKGTDYILPYYRDLGVVLHFGQTSRDIMLSAFAKAEDPNSGGRQMPGHYGSRALNIVTGSSPVTTQVPHAVGIALAAKMRKEPLVAYVSFGEGSSNQGDFCEGANFAGIHKLPVILFCENNKYAISTPLSKQLSAKHVADRAIGYGMPGYTVDGIDPLAVFKVVKEARERGLRGEGPTLIEVEVERLVPHSSDDDDKSYRSAEELDALKARDGIKLFRARLIEMGVLTEESATAIEQTMEKEVDEATAYAEAAAYDAPENALRYVYDEEETK comes from the coding sequence ATGGAAAAAATAGAATTCAAAGAATTAGTAGAACTCGGATTAACGGAACAGGACGCGATTCACATGTTCGAAACGATGGTCCGTGCGCGGAAGATTGACGAACGGATGTGGAAATTGAACCGAGCTGGTAAAATTCCTTTCCTCGTCTCATGTCAAGGACAAGAAGCTGCTCAAGTCGGTGCGGCGTTCGCCCTTGAAAAAGGAACGGACTACATTTTGCCGTATTATCGTGATTTAGGCGTCGTCTTGCACTTTGGTCAAACATCACGCGATATCATGCTGTCGGCATTCGCAAAGGCAGAAGATCCGAACTCAGGTGGTCGCCAAATGCCAGGACACTATGGTTCACGTGCCTTGAACATCGTCACAGGTTCAAGTCCGGTCACGACACAAGTACCACATGCTGTCGGGATCGCACTAGCTGCGAAGATGCGTAAGGAGCCACTCGTCGCGTACGTCTCGTTCGGAGAGGGATCTTCAAACCAGGGAGACTTCTGCGAAGGGGCAAACTTTGCCGGAATTCACAAGCTTCCTGTCATCTTGTTCTGTGAAAACAACAAATACGCCATCTCGACACCACTCTCGAAACAGTTATCTGCGAAACACGTTGCTGACCGGGCGATCGGTTACGGAATGCCTGGCTATACAGTGGACGGTATTGATCCACTTGCTGTCTTCAAAGTCGTCAAGGAAGCGCGCGAACGCGGATTACGGGGAGAAGGTCCGACCTTGATCGAAGTTGAAGTCGAACGCCTCGTACCACACTCATCGGATGATGACGATAAATCATACCGTTCTGCTGAAGAACTCGATGCCTTAAAAGCACGTGACGGGATCAAACTCTTCCGTGCGCGTCTGATCGAAATGGGTGTCCTGACGGAAGAATCAGCGACCGCAATCGAACAAACGATGGAAAAAGAAGTCGACGAAGCAACAGCTTATGCGGAAGCAGCGGCTTACGACGCGCCAGAAAATGCATTACGTTATGTGTACGACGAGGAGGAAACGAAATGA
- the lpdA gene encoding dihydrolipoyl dehydrogenase: MAREFDVVVLGGGPGGYVAAIRAAQAGKSVAIVEQGKLGGTCLHRGCIPSKAFLKSAAVYQTVKHAATYGVDVPESFLRFEQVKQRKQEIVDGLEAGIQHLMKKGKIEVFHGRGSILGPSIFSPMPGTISVEPEEGEGELILPRQLIVATGSRPRPLNGLAFDSEYVLSSDDALDMADLPKSIVIIGGGVIGVEWASMLTDFDVAVTVVEFSDRILPTEDAAVSREVARQLKKRGVKIHTGAAAQSDTFRMSEDGVSIAIDRNGEQTTLEADKLLVAIGRMANVEGIGIENTNIVVENGFIQVDDHFRTKDQHIYAIGDVIGRLQLAHVASAEGVKAVEAIVNGTTTPLEYAFVPRCIYSVPEAASVGLTEDEAKRAGMDVKVGSFSFNGLGKARIEGEAAGFIKLVSDAKTDDLVGVHIVGPKATELISEGGLALVLNATAWEVGQLVHPHPALSEAFGEAALAVDGLAVHA, encoded by the coding sequence ATGGCTAGAGAATTCGACGTCGTTGTCCTAGGTGGTGGACCCGGTGGATATGTCGCCGCGATCCGTGCGGCACAAGCCGGGAAGTCGGTAGCAATCGTGGAACAAGGAAAATTAGGCGGGACATGCTTACATCGTGGCTGCATCCCATCTAAAGCCTTTTTGAAATCAGCAGCAGTCTATCAGACGGTCAAACACGCTGCTACATATGGCGTGGACGTACCGGAATCGTTTTTACGATTCGAACAGGTCAAGCAACGCAAACAAGAGATCGTAGATGGATTAGAGGCAGGCATTCAGCATCTGATGAAAAAAGGAAAGATTGAAGTCTTTCACGGTCGGGGTTCGATTCTTGGACCAAGTATCTTTTCACCGATGCCGGGTACGATCAGCGTCGAGCCGGAAGAAGGCGAAGGCGAGTTGATTCTTCCACGTCAATTGATCGTCGCGACAGGGTCGCGTCCACGTCCATTGAATGGACTTGCTTTTGATTCAGAGTATGTCCTCAGTTCGGATGATGCACTCGATATGGCAGATTTGCCAAAATCGATTGTCATCATCGGCGGTGGCGTCATCGGTGTCGAATGGGCATCGATGTTGACGGATTTTGACGTCGCAGTAACGGTCGTCGAATTCAGCGACCGGATCTTACCGACGGAAGATGCGGCAGTCAGCCGTGAAGTCGCTCGTCAACTGAAAAAGCGTGGCGTCAAGATTCATACGGGTGCAGCTGCACAAAGCGATACGTTCCGGATGTCGGAAGACGGTGTTTCGATCGCAATCGACCGTAACGGAGAACAGACGACGCTTGAAGCGGATAAGTTACTTGTCGCGATCGGTCGAATGGCAAACGTCGAAGGCATCGGAATCGAAAACACGAATATCGTCGTCGAAAATGGCTTCATCCAAGTAGATGACCATTTCCGGACGAAGGATCAACATATCTATGCGATCGGGGACGTCATCGGTCGCTTACAACTAGCGCACGTCGCGTCAGCAGAAGGTGTCAAAGCGGTCGAAGCGATCGTAAACGGAACGACGACACCACTTGAATATGCGTTCGTACCTCGTTGTATTTACAGCGTACCGGAAGCGGCATCGGTCGGTTTGACGGAAGACGAAGCAAAACGTGCCGGAATGGACGTCAAGGTAGGGAGCTTCTCGTTCAACGGATTAGGAAAAGCGCGGATCGAAGGAGAGGCAGCAGGCTTCATCAAGCTCGTCTCGGATGCGAAAACGGATGATCTCGTCGGCGTCCACATCGTCGGACCAAAAGCAACGGAACTGATCAGTGAAGGTGGATTAGCGCTCGTACTCAATGCAACGGCATGGGAAGTCGGACAGCTCGTGCATCCGCACCCAGCCTTGTCAGAAGCATTCGGAGAAGCAGCACTTGCAGTCGACGGACTTGCGGTTCACGCCTAA
- a CDS encoding anthranilate synthase component II, with protein MIVLIDNYDSFTYNLYQYASVYTDVHVIRNDAVSIEGLREMKPDGIILSPGPGRPADAGICIDLIRQLSGQVPILGVCLGHQAIGEAFGGSVVEAPVIMHGKTSMIRQSGQLFAEMTETLEVMRYHSLIVARNDLPTELVITAETDDRTIMALEHRTHPTFGIQFHPESVGTPQGQQMIKRFIELTKE; from the coding sequence ATGATCGTCCTGATTGATAACTATGATTCCTTTACCTATAACCTATACCAATACGCATCCGTTTATACGGACGTCCACGTCATTCGAAACGATGCGGTCAGCATAGAAGGACTCCGCGAGATGAAGCCGGACGGCATCATCCTCTCACCCGGTCCCGGTCGCCCGGCTGACGCTGGCATCTGCATCGATCTGATTCGTCAATTATCGGGTCAAGTACCGATTCTCGGTGTCTGTCTCGGACATCAGGCAATCGGCGAAGCATTCGGAGGAAGCGTCGTCGAAGCACCGGTCATCATGCACGGGAAGACATCGATGATTCGACAATCGGGACAACTCTTCGCCGAAATGACGGAAACGTTAGAGGTCATGCGCTATCATTCGCTGATCGTCGCTCGAAACGACTTACCGACGGAGCTCGTCATCACGGCAGAAACGGATGACCGGACGATCATGGCGCTCGAACACCGGACGCATCCGACCTTCGGAATCCAGTTCCATCCCGAATCCGTCGGAACACCACAAGGACAGCAGATGATTAAACGATTCATTGAATTGACGAAGGAGTGA
- a CDS encoding alpha-ketoacid dehydrogenase subunit beta: MTTLSLIEAINSAIKEEMERDESVFILGEDVGVRGGVFRATQGLLEQFGEERVIDAPLAESAIAGVGIGAAMYGMRPIAEMQFADFIMPAVNQIVSEAAKIRYRSNNDWTCPIVIRAPFGGGIHGALYHSQSVEAMFNSTPGLKIVIPSNPYDAKGLLKAAIRSNDPVLFFEHKRGYRLLKGDVPEGDYTVEIGKADVKREGEDVTIITYGLCVHMALEAATRLEKDGIDVHILDLRTVYPIDREAVVEAAKKTGKVLLVTEDNKEGSVMSEVSAIIAEEALFDLDAPIERLCGPDVPAMPYAPTMEKFFNISSEKIEDKIRTLHAY, translated from the coding sequence ATGACGACGTTAAGTTTAATCGAAGCGATCAACAGTGCAATCAAAGAAGAGATGGAACGCGACGAGTCCGTCTTCATCCTCGGCGAAGATGTCGGTGTCCGTGGTGGTGTCTTCCGGGCGACACAAGGATTGCTCGAACAATTCGGAGAAGAACGTGTCATCGATGCACCGCTCGCTGAAAGTGCGATTGCCGGTGTCGGAATAGGAGCTGCGATGTACGGCATGCGCCCGATTGCTGAAATGCAATTTGCTGACTTCATCATGCCAGCAGTCAACCAAATCGTTAGTGAAGCGGCGAAGATTAGGTATCGTTCGAACAACGACTGGACATGTCCGATTGTCATCCGCGCACCGTTTGGCGGCGGTATTCACGGGGCACTTTATCATTCTCAGTCGGTCGAGGCGATGTTCAACTCGACGCCAGGTTTGAAAATCGTCATCCCATCGAATCCATACGATGCGAAAGGATTGCTAAAGGCAGCGATTCGTTCGAATGACCCAGTCTTGTTCTTCGAACATAAACGGGGCTATCGTCTGTTGAAGGGGGATGTCCCTGAAGGCGATTATACGGTTGAAATCGGTAAAGCAGACGTCAAGCGTGAGGGCGAAGACGTGACGATCATCACTTACGGACTATGTGTCCATATGGCACTCGAGGCGGCGACACGCCTTGAAAAAGACGGGATCGATGTTCACATCCTTGACTTGCGGACCGTCTATCCGATCGACCGTGAAGCCGTCGTCGAAGCAGCGAAAAAGACGGGGAAAGTCTTGCTCGTCACGGAAGATAATAAAGAAGGTAGCGTCATGAGCGAAGTGTCGGCGATCATTGCAGAAGAAGCATTGTTCGATCTCGATGCACCAATCGAGCGTCTCTGTGGTCCAGACGTACCAGCGATGCCATACGCTCCGACGATGGAGAAGTTCTTCAACATCTCAAGTGAGAAGATTGAAGATAAAATCCGGACGTTACACGCATACTAA
- the trpE gene encoding anthranilate synthase component I: MVQTDTLIIEQLELNGDEMTPIMIFQQLSGTQKCLLESSAHTDQGRYSIIGVDPVEMIRADGRTVTREQLTTGRLTQETGDPVRLMQQMILRDGVEEDLPFLAGGIGYVGYDMMRAYETLGDIPERTRQLPDALLAVYDQIILFDHLEHRVHLIQTSLGGITDRDELRQRLAERKVQLEQPRERTDIERPLRDVVYEPLMDQETFEGLVEQAKRHIHQGDVFQLVLSQRLDATFSGDPFQFYRKLRKDNPSPYLFYIDLGEAIVLGASPESLVQVKGNRVTTNPIAGTRRRGKTKEEDERLAEELLHDEKERAEHRMLVDLGRNDLGRICQIGTVEVTRFMQIERFKNVMHLVSVVEGTLADGKTGADALVSCLPAGTVTGAPKIRAMQLIDQYEQVKREVYAGAVGYFDVRGNMDFALAIRTMVIKDGVASVQAGAGIVYDSIPRLEYQETLHKAKSLLEVWK, translated from the coding sequence ATGGTTCAGACAGACACACTTATCATCGAACAACTTGAACTAAACGGCGACGAGATGACGCCGATCATGATTTTTCAACAACTGAGCGGAACACAGAAATGTTTGCTTGAAAGTTCTGCGCATACGGATCAAGGACGGTATTCGATCATCGGTGTTGATCCGGTGGAGATGATTCGCGCAGATGGACGGACCGTGACGCGGGAACAGTTGACGACAGGTCGATTGACGCAGGAAACGGGTGATCCAGTACGACTGATGCAACAGATGATCCTCCGGGATGGCGTTGAAGAAGACCTTCCGTTTTTAGCGGGTGGGATCGGATATGTCGGTTACGACATGATGCGCGCCTATGAAACGCTTGGTGATATTCCAGAGCGAACGAGACAACTACCGGACGCGCTACTCGCCGTATACGACCAAATCATCCTGTTCGATCATCTCGAACATCGTGTTCATTTGATTCAGACGTCGCTCGGTGGCATCACCGATCGTGATGAATTACGTCAACGTCTAGCAGAGCGGAAAGTACAACTTGAGCAACCGCGAGAGCGAACGGATATCGAGCGTCCACTCCGAGATGTCGTCTACGAACCATTGATGGATCAAGAGACGTTTGAAGGACTCGTCGAACAAGCGAAGAGGCATATCCACCAAGGCGACGTCTTCCAGCTCGTACTCTCACAGCGCCTCGATGCGACGTTCTCAGGTGACCCGTTCCAGTTTTATCGGAAGCTCCGCAAGGACAATCCAAGCCCTTATCTTTTCTATATCGACTTAGGGGAAGCAATCGTACTCGGTGCCTCCCCGGAAAGTTTGGTCCAAGTCAAAGGGAATCGCGTGACGACGAATCCGATTGCCGGCACACGCCGCCGGGGGAAGACGAAAGAGGAGGACGAACGGCTGGCAGAGGAGTTGCTTCACGATGAGAAGGAACGCGCCGAGCACAGGATGCTTGTCGATCTCGGACGCAACGACCTCGGTCGGATTTGTCAGATCGGTACCGTCGAGGTGACGCGATTCATGCAAATCGAGCGCTTCAAGAACGTCATGCACCTCGTCTCCGTCGTTGAAGGGACGTTAGCAGACGGAAAGACCGGAGCAGACGCACTCGTCTCTTGTCTACCAGCTGGGACGGTCACGGGAGCTCCGAAAATCCGAGCGATGCAGTTGATTGACCAGTACGAACAGGTGAAACGAGAAGTATATGCCGGGGCTGTCGGCTATTTCGATGTTCGGGGGAATATGGATTTTGCCCTCGCCATCCGGACGATGGTGATCAAAGATGGTGTCGCCTCTGTTCAAGCAGGTGCTGGCATCGTCTACGACTCGATTCCACGCCTCGAGTACCAGGAGACGTTACACAAAGCGAAATCACTACTGGAGGTTTGGAAATGA
- a CDS encoding Leu/Phe/Val dehydrogenase, giving the protein MVETNVESRFSIFETMEMEDYEQVVFCHDKVSGLKAIIAIHDTTLGPALGGLRMWNYASDEEALIDALRLSKGMTYKNAAAGLNLGGGKAVIIGDAKTQKSEALFRAFGRYVQSLNGRYITAEDVNTTVADMDYIHMETDFVTGVSPAFGSSGNPSPVTAYGVYRGMKAAAKEVYGTDSLGGKTIAIQGVGNVAFNLCRHLHEEGAKLIVTDINQEALQRAEEAFGALIVAPEDIYSVEADIFAPCALGATLNDETIPQLKVKIIAGAANNQLKEDRHGDMLEERDILYVPDFVINAGGVINVADELDGYNRDRAMKKVELVYDAVTKVFEIAKRDHLPTYRAAEKMAEERIATMRSARSQFLRRDKNILGSRG; this is encoded by the coding sequence ATGGTCGAAACAAACGTAGAATCACGCTTCAGCATCTTTGAAACAATGGAGATGGAAGATTACGAACAAGTCGTTTTTTGCCACGATAAAGTATCGGGATTAAAAGCGATCATCGCGATTCATGACACGACACTCGGACCGGCACTCGGTGGACTTCGTATGTGGAACTATGCATCAGACGAAGAAGCATTGATTGATGCGCTCCGTTTATCAAAAGGGATGACGTATAAGAACGCAGCTGCTGGTTTGAACCTCGGTGGTGGTAAAGCTGTCATCATCGGAGATGCGAAGACACAAAAGTCAGAAGCACTCTTCCGGGCATTCGGACGTTACGTCCAGTCACTGAATGGTCGTTACATCACAGCAGAAGATGTTAATACGACGGTTGCAGACATGGATTACATCCATATGGAGACAGATTTCGTCACTGGTGTCAGCCCAGCATTCGGATCAAGTGGTAACCCGTCACCAGTTACAGCATACGGTGTCTACCGTGGGATGAAAGCAGCGGCAAAAGAAGTGTACGGAACAGATTCACTTGGTGGAAAAACGATTGCGATCCAAGGTGTCGGTAACGTTGCCTTCAATCTATGCCGTCATTTGCATGAAGAAGGGGCGAAACTGATCGTCACGGACATCAACCAAGAAGCACTTCAACGTGCAGAAGAAGCATTCGGTGCACTGATCGTCGCACCAGAAGACATCTACAGTGTCGAAGCAGATATCTTCGCTCCATGTGCCCTCGGTGCGACATTAAACGACGAGACGATTCCACAATTGAAAGTTAAGATCATCGCCGGTGCGGCAAATAACCAACTCAAAGAAGACCGTCACGGTGACATGCTCGAAGAACGCGACATTTTATACGTACCAGACTTCGTCATCAATGCCGGCGGTGTCATCAATGTTGCTGACGAACTCGACGGATACAACCGTGACCGTGCCATGAAAAAAGTCGAACTCGTCTACGATGCAGTCACGAAAGTATTTGAAATCGCAAAACGCGACCACCTACCAACGTACCGGGCGGCTGAAAAAATGGCAGAAGAGCGTATCGCGACGATGCGTAGTGCCCGTAGTCAGTTCCTACGTCGTGATAAAAACATTCTAGGATCACGCGGCTGA
- the buk gene encoding butyrate kinase, producing MSERILTINPGSTSTKIGIFEAANQVFTKTLRHPAEAVGGPLPAQLEMRRHVLLEVLAEEQIDLKALTAVVGRGGLLRPLVSGTYAVNREMREDLLSGIFGVHASNLGGLLADEIARTLDIPSFIVDPVVVDELEPIARITGLPELERKSIFHALNQKAVAKRYAKEIGRPYEELRLIIAHMGGGITVGAHQEGRVIDVNNGLDGEGPFSPERSGSLPVGQLVELCYSTKYKLEEMKRLVVGSGGLVAHLGTFDAIEIERRIEEGDEKAALLYDAMAYRIAKEIAGQSAVLFGQIDAIILTGGLAYSDRLTRAIEERIAHLGQVVRSPGEDELQALAEGVLRVLRGEEEVKEYGGEPTWLENSTSLS from the coding sequence ATGAGCGAACGTATTTTAACGATCAATCCTGGTTCGACGTCGACGAAGATCGGTATCTTCGAAGCAGCGAACCAGGTGTTCACGAAGACGTTACGCCATCCAGCGGAAGCGGTCGGAGGACCGCTTCCAGCACAGCTGGAGATGCGTCGTCATGTGTTACTCGAAGTATTAGCTGAAGAGCAGATTGATTTGAAAGCGCTTACTGCTGTCGTTGGGCGCGGAGGGTTACTCCGACCGCTCGTCAGCGGTACGTACGCAGTCAATCGGGAAATGCGAGAAGACTTACTCAGCGGTATTTTTGGCGTCCATGCCTCAAACCTCGGTGGACTTCTTGCAGATGAGATTGCTCGGACACTCGACATCCCATCATTCATCGTTGATCCGGTCGTCGTTGACGAGCTCGAGCCGATTGCGCGGATTACAGGCTTACCTGAACTTGAACGAAAGAGTATTTTTCATGCCTTGAATCAAAAAGCTGTCGCGAAACGGTACGCGAAGGAAATCGGACGTCCGTATGAGGAACTGCGTCTGATCATCGCACACATGGGCGGCGGGATTACGGTCGGTGCGCATCAAGAGGGGCGTGTTATCGACGTCAACAATGGACTCGATGGAGAAGGACCGTTTTCGCCAGAACGTAGCGGATCGCTACCTGTTGGTCAACTAGTAGAACTATGTTATAGTACCAAGTATAAACTTGAAGAGATGAAGCGTCTGGTCGTTGGGTCAGGCGGACTTGTCGCGCACTTGGGAACGTTTGACGCGATCGAGATTGAGCGGCGGATTGAAGAGGGCGACGAAAAAGCGGCATTGTTATATGACGCGATGGCGTACCGGATTGCAAAAGAGATCGCTGGTCAAAGTGCTGTCTTGTTCGGTCAGATCGACGCGATCATTCTCACAGGCGGACTTGCCTATAGTGATCGGTTGACGCGTGCGATCGAAGAACGTATCGCCCACCTCGGTCAAGTCGTACGTAGTCCTGGTGAAGATGAGTTGCAGGCGCTCGCAGAAGGAGTGTTGCGTGTCTTACGTGGGGAAGAAGAAGTTAAGGAATATGGAGGCGAACCAACATGGCTAGAGAATTCGACGTCGTTGTCCTAG
- the yqiS gene encoding phosphate butyryltransferase, whose amino-acid sequence MRFSEMVEQAARLEDSVVAIAAADDEEVMDAVALAIENDLARFHLFGDATRIQQMIQKRALRESQFVITHTSTSQEAAERAAHAVRKGDASVLMKGLVPTATFMKAVLNKETGLRSGNVLSHVALFEVPGRESAIGLTDAAIHIQPSLEDKVKIIENGVSALRALGYGLPKVAVLAAVEVVNPTMQATIDAALLTQMNRRGQIKDCLVDGPLALDNAVNLVAAQQKGLTGDVAGQADLLVVPQIEVGNVIYKSLMYFAHASVAAILVGARAPVVLTSRADTAEAKMYSLAFALLNAQQTKKVKQTI is encoded by the coding sequence GTGAGATTCAGTGAAATGGTCGAGCAGGCAGCTCGACTCGAAGATTCCGTCGTTGCGATTGCAGCTGCGGATGACGAAGAAGTGATGGATGCTGTCGCATTAGCAATTGAGAACGATTTAGCGCGTTTTCATTTGTTCGGGGATGCGACACGGATTCAGCAGATGATTCAAAAACGGGCATTACGGGAGTCACAATTCGTGATTACCCATACCTCTACATCACAAGAAGCGGCAGAACGTGCTGCTCATGCCGTTCGCAAAGGGGATGCGAGCGTCTTGATGAAAGGACTTGTTCCAACAGCAACGTTCATGAAAGCCGTCTTAAACAAAGAAACAGGTCTGCGTTCAGGAAATGTCCTGTCGCATGTCGCGTTGTTCGAAGTACCAGGGCGTGAATCAGCGATTGGATTAACCGACGCAGCGATTCATATCCAACCGTCACTCGAAGACAAGGTGAAGATCATCGAAAACGGTGTCTCCGCCTTACGTGCTCTCGGATACGGCTTACCGAAAGTCGCAGTCTTAGCAGCCGTCGAAGTCGTCAATCCGACGATGCAGGCGACGATTGATGCCGCACTTTTAACACAGATGAACCGACGTGGTCAAATCAAGGATTGCCTTGTAGACGGACCACTCGCGCTTGACAATGCCGTGAATCTCGTCGCTGCCCAGCAAAAAGGGTTAACGGGAGACGTAGCAGGTCAGGCGGATTTACTCGTCGTTCCGCAAATCGAAGTCGGGAACGTCATCTACAAATCACTCATGTATTTCGCACATGCTTCGGTTGCGGCGATTCTCGTCGGGGCACGGGCTCCGGTCGTATTGACAAGCCGTGCCGATACAGCAGAAGCAAAAATGTACTCACTAGCCTTTGCGCTTTTAAATGCTCAACAGACGAAAAAAGTAAAACAAACAATCTGA